Proteins found in one Pseudochaenichthys georgianus chromosome 13, fPseGeo1.2, whole genome shotgun sequence genomic segment:
- the rhoub gene encoding ras homolog family member Ub, translating to MSPPTMDYGRTMAPPVPPHNPNQSRPGGERLLKCVLLGDGAVGKTSLVVSYTTNGYPTRYVPTAFDDFSAVVQVDGNPVRLQLCDTAGQDEFDKLRHFCYSRTDALLLCFSVVSPASFQNVWEKWVPEIRRRCPLTPVLLVGTQCDLRQDVKVLIELSRRREMPVLEEDARALSEKIGAVTYIECSALTQKNLKEVFDAAIAVGLRQSDRRVRRERKVRSTADKMKMLSKSWWKKYVCVQ from the exons ATGTCACCTCCAACAATGGATTACGGACGGACCATGGCCCCTCCGGTACCCCCCCACAACCCCAACCAGAGCCGGCCAGGGGGGGAGCGGCTGCTGAAGTGCGTCCTGCTCGGAGACGGAGCTGTGGGCAAAACCAGTCTGGTGGTCAGCTACACAACGAATGGCTACCCAACCAGATACGTCCCTACTGCATTTGATGACTTCTCAG CTGTGGTACAGGTGGATGGAAACCCAGTGAGACTACAGTTATGTGACACTGCAGGACAG GATGAGTTTGACAAACTCCGCCACTTCTGCTACAGCCGGACAGACGCCCTGCTGCTCTGCTTCAGTGTGGTCAGCCCGGCGTCCTTTCAAAACGTCTGGGAGAAGTGGGTCCCCGAAATACGGCGCCGCTGCCCCCTCACACCCGTTCTTCTCGTCGGCACACAGTGCGACCTGCGGCAGGACGTCAAAGTGCTGATCGAGCTGTCCAGGCGGAGGGAGATGCCCGTGCTGGAGGAAGACGCCAGGGCACTGTCGGAAAAAATTGGGGCTGTAACGTACATTGAGTGCTCAGCGCTGACACAAAAGAATCTGAAGGAGGTGTTTGATGCGGCCATCGCTGTCGGGCTGAggcagtctgacaggagagtgaggagggagaggaaggtCCGCAGCACGGCCGATAAGATGAAGATGCTTTCCAAGTCCTGGTGGAAGAAGTATGTCTGTGTCCAGTAG